In Halobaculum limi, one DNA window encodes the following:
- a CDS encoding 4a-hydroxytetrahydrobiopterin dehydratase, which produces MSDVLDADEIDAQLPDGWDHDADEIVRTFEFDSYLEGVGFAAGAGGLAEEAFHHPTMTVEWREVEVRLTTHDAGGVTEKDIDLAGRLNELAG; this is translated from the coding sequence GTGAGTGACGTACTCGATGCCGACGAGATAGACGCACAACTGCCCGACGGCTGGGACCACGACGCCGACGAGATCGTTCGCACCTTCGAATTCGACTCGTATCTGGAGGGAGTCGGCTTCGCCGCCGGTGCGGGCGGCCTCGCCGAGGAGGCGTTCCACCACCCGACGATGACCGTCGAGTGGCGCGAGGTCGAGGTCCGTCTCACCACCCACGACGCCGGCGGGGTCACCGAGAAGGACATCGACCTCGCGGGCCGACTGAACGAACTCGCGGGGTGA
- a CDS encoding DUF7260 family protein, giving the protein MQGSAHGVGRLSTAPVEQGVESMCQFTGCGRPELAVGLVVLGLTAAFLLAVGAVLARLDSAREALARESVRTRAERDAFEQFRRRVVQLEATDIAGATPTGGGTNVLTATAGGAGSDGLTEARRAYRETVMATAHYGEEYDETLAKNVSEEFSGAVAGALVEDGGALTPPLQATLAGGAERAREERSELLSKLETEESALSEAESTLEPAIDAGEAVFDRDLSYASYTDLVGDYERLEWHEHRVETLLTDRQGRIHDEEGDRRHWFDYLYQSLSSTYPVLSAGAETLSLLDDAKSALASAASQR; this is encoded by the coding sequence ATGCAGGGGTCCGCACACGGTGTCGGTCGGCTCTCGACCGCACCGGTCGAACAGGGAGTGGAATCGATGTGTCAGTTCACCGGCTGTGGGAGGCCGGAACTGGCTGTGGGACTCGTCGTCTTGGGGTTGACAGCGGCGTTTCTCCTCGCGGTCGGTGCGGTCCTCGCTCGTCTCGACAGCGCACGGGAGGCGCTGGCACGCGAGTCGGTTCGGACACGTGCAGAACGCGACGCGTTCGAGCAGTTCCGGCGGCGGGTCGTGCAACTCGAAGCGACCGACATCGCGGGCGCGACGCCGACAGGTGGGGGGACGAACGTGTTGACGGCGACTGCGGGGGGTGCCGGGAGCGACGGCCTCACCGAAGCGAGGCGAGCGTACCGCGAGACGGTGATGGCGACCGCACACTACGGCGAGGAGTACGACGAGACGCTGGCGAAGAACGTCTCCGAGGAGTTCTCTGGTGCCGTCGCGGGCGCACTCGTCGAGGACGGCGGCGCGTTGACGCCGCCGCTCCAGGCGACGCTGGCGGGCGGTGCCGAACGGGCACGCGAGGAGCGGTCGGAACTGCTCTCGAAACTCGAAACCGAGGAGTCGGCGCTGTCGGAGGCGGAGTCGACGCTCGAACCAGCCATCGACGCGGGTGAAGCGGTGTTCGACCGTGACCTCTCGTACGCGAGTTACACCGACCTCGTGGGCGATTACGAGCGGCTGGAGTGGCACGAACATCGCGTGGAGACGCTGTTGACCGACCGGCAGGGGCGGATCCACGACGAGGAGGGAGACCGCCGACACTGGTTCGACTACCTGTACCAGTCGCTGTCGTCGACGTATCCGGTGCTGTCTGCGGGCGCGGAGACGCTATCGTTGCTCGACGACGCGAAATCGGCGCTGGCGTCGGCCGCCAGTCAGCGATAA
- a CDS encoding DUF5778 family protein, with protein MSDTIDRDLYERTKALLEPGDIELLGMVVHTSLGGQEDLEMQELTVDLNEVIADHSGKGETYIYAGNDDTDFASNQFQGLTLDDEEFVWECQQLLRQGTFDLVFYYEAGVDQESLGDDVAALDGVEAVTLVP; from the coding sequence ATGAGCGACACCATCGATCGCGACCTCTACGAACGGACGAAAGCGCTGCTGGAACCGGGCGATATCGAGCTGCTCGGAATGGTCGTCCACACCTCGCTGGGCGGGCAGGAAGACCTCGAGATGCAAGAACTCACCGTCGACCTCAACGAGGTCATCGCCGACCACTCGGGGAAAGGTGAGACGTACATCTACGCGGGCAACGACGACACCGACTTTGCGTCGAACCAGTTCCAAGGGCTGACGCTCGACGACGAGGAGTTCGTTTGGGAGTGTCAGCAACTGCTCCGGCAGGGGACGTTCGACCTGGTGTTCTACTACGAGGCGGGCGTCGACCAGGAGTCGCTCGGCGACGACGTCGCCGCGCTCGACGGCGTCGAGGCAGTGACGCTCGTGCCGTGA
- a CDS encoding precorrin-2 dehydrogenase/sirohydrochlorin ferrochelatase family protein, which translates to MIPLLHDFTDETVLVVGGGPVGARKARRFAREARTVVVSPEFADTDFGDAELVRAAPDAAAVHEWVDRLAPALVVAATSDDAVNEAVEAAARESGALVNRADRSGGRDAGSVVVPATVRDGSVVAAVATGGAAPALSKVLRQRIEAEIDGAGAMADLLAEIRADLKAAEVPPTDRREAVRAVVSSSAVWKALQEGVPNPRQEADRVMEEIND; encoded by the coding sequence GTGATCCCCCTGCTCCACGACTTCACCGACGAGACCGTTCTCGTCGTCGGCGGCGGCCCAGTCGGCGCGCGGAAGGCCCGGCGGTTCGCTCGCGAGGCGCGGACGGTCGTTGTCAGTCCGGAGTTTGCAGACACCGACTTCGGCGACGCGGAACTCGTCCGTGCCGCGCCCGACGCGGCGGCGGTCCACGAGTGGGTGGATCGCCTCGCGCCGGCGCTGGTCGTGGCAGCGACGAGCGACGACGCGGTCAACGAGGCGGTGGAGGCGGCCGCACGCGAGTCGGGCGCGTTGGTCAACCGCGCCGACCGATCCGGGGGTCGAGACGCTGGCAGCGTCGTCGTCCCGGCGACCGTTCGAGATGGGTCCGTGGTCGCGGCGGTGGCGACTGGCGGGGCTGCGCCGGCGCTCTCGAAGGTGCTCCGCCAACGGATCGAAGCCGAAATTGACGGGGCTGGGGCGATGGCCGACCTCCTCGCGGAGATTCGTGCCGATCTGAAAGCCGCCGAGGTGCCACCGACCGACAGACGGGAGGCGGTTCGCGCGGTCGTCTCCTCGTCGGCGGTTTGGAAGGCTTTACAAGAGGGAGTGCCCAATCCCCGGCAGGAAGCAGATAGAGTTATGGAGGAGATCAATGACTGA
- a CDS encoding AzlC family ABC transporter permease, protein MDSLLPPDLRDGVRDALPLLLGIIPFALVAGVAGIEAGLTPVQTVGLSVVVFAGASQLAIIDLLSRDAALGVVFLTAIVINLRMLMYSASIAPYFRRLSVRVRTACAYLLTDQAFALSLARYTTDSDRDTATRRPYYYLGVALTLWVVWQAGTVVGVVFGAAVPDGWRLGFAVPLVFLALLVPAVSDAPSLAAAVVAAAVAVAGAGLPFNAGLLVGAVVGVTAGLVAEAVSDRDAAAADSGGDGS, encoded by the coding sequence ATGGACAGTCTGCTCCCCCCGGACCTCCGTGACGGCGTTCGCGACGCGCTCCCCCTCTTGCTCGGGATCATTCCGTTCGCGCTCGTGGCGGGCGTCGCCGGCATCGAGGCCGGACTGACGCCGGTGCAGACGGTCGGTCTCTCCGTCGTCGTGTTCGCGGGTGCCTCACAGTTGGCGATCATCGACCTGTTGAGTCGCGACGCCGCCCTCGGCGTCGTCTTCCTCACCGCCATCGTCATCAACCTCCGAATGCTGATGTACTCGGCGTCTATCGCACCGTACTTCCGGCGACTCTCCGTGCGGGTTCGAACCGCCTGCGCGTACCTCCTGACCGACCAGGCGTTCGCACTCTCGCTGGCGCGGTACACGACCGACAGCGACCGTGACACGGCGACTCGCCGACCGTACTACTACCTCGGCGTCGCTCTCACGCTGTGGGTCGTCTGGCAGGCGGGCACGGTCGTCGGCGTCGTCTTCGGCGCGGCCGTCCCCGACGGCTGGCGACTCGGCTTCGCCGTCCCCCTCGTCTTCCTGGCGCTCCTCGTCCCCGCCGTCTCGGACGCGCCGAGTCTCGCTGCCGCCGTCGTCGCCGCCGCCGTCGCGGTCGCCGGCGCGGGCCTGCCGTTCAACGCGGGCCTCCTCGTCGGTGCAGTTGTCGGCGTCACCGCGGGTCTCGTCGCCGAAGCAGTGTCCGACCGCGACGCGGCGGCCGCGGACTCCGGAGGTGACGGCTCGTGA
- a CDS encoding Rieske (2Fe-2S) protein, with protein MATNDAPDEFVEAVSLDTLRDDGRALTSVDGTPIALFHHEGEVRAVDNRCPHMGFPLTEGSVDEGVLTCHWHHARFELSCGDTFDPWADDVDTYPTEVREGTVYVSPAPRRSDPPAVHWRERLDDGLEQNLRLVLAKSAVGLIDADVDAADVLERGVRFGVDNRADGWGSGLTILVALANRLPDLEDQDRKRALYQGLSQVASDVDGQPPKFDQEAFSATDVPFERLRSWFTENVEVRDPNGAERVLRTAVASGYGPERLTELLVTAATDHRYLDTGHTFDFVNKATEALDIVGWGDEERTADVLASLVRGLATADRAEERSSWRQPIDLASMCSETFDRLDDLVAEGEGESWTEPDDFTERLHSSDPELVFDAIEEAIREGASVEELADAVAFAAAKRVAQFATSNEFSDWNTVHHTFTFANAVHRAAERTDATALYRGVVDAAVNVYLDRFLNTPPAPEPTGDPDADPDEAIERLHAAFEQQGSVEQAATAVADFLAADGDADRLKADLGTALLVEDTNFHTFQAYEAACRQHDLRSDPERQRTCLVAAARYMAAHYPTRRSREQTFTIAARLLRGERVHGGDDAGGAEEADAADSVADD; from the coding sequence ATGGCAACGAATGACGCGCCCGACGAGTTCGTCGAAGCCGTCTCGCTCGACACGCTCCGCGATGACGGACGCGCGCTCACGTCCGTCGATGGCACGCCAATCGCCCTGTTCCACCACGAGGGCGAGGTCCGTGCAGTCGACAACCGCTGTCCGCATATGGGCTTCCCGCTGACGGAGGGGAGCGTCGACGAGGGCGTCCTCACCTGCCACTGGCACCACGCCCGCTTCGAACTCTCCTGCGGCGACACGTTCGACCCGTGGGCCGACGACGTAGATACGTATCCGACCGAGGTGCGCGAGGGGACTGTCTACGTCTCACCTGCCCCGCGCCGCTCGGACCCGCCAGCGGTCCATTGGCGCGAGCGACTCGATGACGGCCTCGAACAGAACCTCCGACTCGTCCTCGCGAAGTCGGCGGTCGGCCTCATCGACGCCGACGTCGACGCCGCCGACGTCCTCGAACGTGGCGTCCGCTTCGGCGTCGACAACCGCGCCGACGGCTGGGGATCGGGGCTGACCATCCTCGTCGCCCTCGCGAACCGCCTCCCCGATCTGGAGGACCAAGACCGCAAGCGCGCGCTGTATCAGGGGCTCTCACAGGTCGCCAGCGACGTCGACGGCCAACCGCCGAAGTTCGACCAGGAGGCGTTTTCCGCGACGGACGTGCCCTTCGAGCGCCTGCGCTCGTGGTTCACCGAGAACGTCGAGGTACGCGACCCGAACGGTGCAGAGCGCGTCCTCCGAACCGCCGTCGCATCCGGCTACGGTCCCGAACGCCTGACGGAACTACTCGTCACCGCCGCGACCGACCACCGCTACCTCGACACCGGCCACACGTTCGACTTCGTGAACAAGGCGACAGAGGCGCTCGACATCGTCGGCTGGGGCGACGAAGAGCGGACCGCGGACGTTCTCGCGTCGCTCGTGCGCGGCCTCGCGACTGCCGACCGCGCCGAGGAACGGTCGTCGTGGCGCCAACCGATCGACCTCGCGTCGATGTGTTCGGAGACGTTCGACCGCCTCGACGACCTCGTCGCCGAGGGCGAGGGAGAGTCGTGGACAGAACCTGACGACTTCACCGAGCGTCTCCACTCGTCGGACCCCGAACTCGTGTTCGACGCCATCGAGGAGGCGATTCGGGAGGGTGCGAGCGTCGAGGAACTGGCCGACGCGGTCGCGTTCGCCGCCGCGAAACGGGTGGCGCAGTTCGCGACGAGCAACGAGTTCAGCGACTGGAACACCGTCCACCACACGTTCACCTTCGCCAACGCCGTCCACCGCGCCGCCGAGCGCACCGATGCGACGGCGCTGTACCGCGGCGTCGTCGACGCCGCCGTCAACGTCTACCTCGACCGCTTCCTCAACACACCGCCCGCCCCGGAACCGACCGGCGACCCCGACGCTGACCCCGACGAAGCTATCGAGCGACTCCACGCCGCCTTCGAGCAACAGGGGAGCGTCGAACAGGCCGCCACCGCCGTCGCAGACTTCCTCGCCGCCGACGGCGACGCCGACCGACTGAAGGCCGACCTTGGGACCGCACTGCTCGTCGAGGACACGAACTTCCACACGTTCCAGGCGTACGAGGCCGCCTGCAGGCAACACGACCTGCGCTCGGACCCCGAGCGACAGCGAACCTGTCTGGTCGCCGCCGCCCGCTACATGGCCGCACACTACCCGACGCGACGCTCGCGCGAGCAGACGTTCACCATCGCGGCGCGACTGCTCAGAGGTGAGCGAGTCCACGGCGGAGACGACGCGGGCGGCGCGGAGGAGGCTGACGCCGCCGACTCCGTCGCAGACGACTGA
- the lwrS gene encoding LWR-salt protein, protein MEAAYVFRVAFTLSPRRARIDPERFETTLRIPAPEPGTEGWRLFRDALWRGEANDTEHARRLCADRLPDGVEVLSATFREFETDEAYLEALRAAIEADLDAFRSDSVRDTLHKYFGSSIRVGDSQPDGDSASDD, encoded by the coding sequence GTGGAGGCGGCGTACGTGTTCCGCGTGGCGTTCACCCTCTCGCCGCGTCGCGCGCGGATCGACCCCGAGCGATTCGAGACGACACTCCGCATTCCCGCGCCCGAACCCGGCACGGAGGGGTGGCGACTGTTTCGCGACGCACTCTGGCGGGGAGAAGCGAACGACACCGAACACGCGCGACGCCTGTGTGCGGATCGACTTCCCGACGGCGTCGAGGTGCTGTCGGCGACGTTTCGAGAGTTCGAGACGGACGAGGCGTACCTCGAAGCGCTTCGTGCGGCTATCGAGGCCGACCTCGACGCGTTCCGGTCGGACTCCGTCCGCGACACCCTGCACAAGTACTTCGGCTCCTCGATCCGGGTAGGCGATTCCCAACCCGACGGAGACTCCGCGAGCGACGACTGA
- a CDS encoding AzlD domain-containing protein — MTTTYGPLSVWGVVVAAGVATFAIRLSFIHLFGSIDEIPDWLKRPLTYVPPAVFAALVAPSFAPASASLAAVVTPEVVGGLAAVVAAWYTRDVLWTVAAGMVGLHLARFLL, encoded by the coding sequence GTGACGACCACCTACGGCCCGCTTTCGGTGTGGGGCGTCGTCGTCGCCGCCGGCGTCGCCACGTTCGCTATCCGCCTGTCGTTCATCCACCTGTTCGGCAGCATCGACGAGATACCCGACTGGTTGAAGCGCCCACTCACCTACGTCCCGCCGGCGGTGTTCGCGGCACTCGTCGCACCGTCGTTCGCACCCGCGTCGGCGTCGCTCGCGGCCGTCGTGACGCCCGAAGTGGTCGGCGGTCTCGCGGCCGTGGTCGCCGCGTGGTACACGCGCGACGTGCTGTGGACGGTCGCCGCGGGGATGGTCGGCCTCCACCTCGCGCGATTCCTGCTGTGA
- the ahbB gene encoding siroheme decarboxylase subunit beta, whose amino-acid sequence MDNVGTDVDLSTLERAVINAFQGGFPVVERPWEPAAAALSDRGVDVDAATLLATVRDLDERGVLSRFGALVNAEAIGGTATLVAMHAPEERYDEVAETVNDFREVAHNYEREHPHLNMWFVVSVAEADAVDRVLSDIEDATGQETYNLPKQEEFHVGAKFLLDGPVSDGDLDLSHLGPEVTPSTTRGITARERDLVVEIQGGLPITETPYADVADAVGQPVEWVIETIKRFNQEGKVRRVGVIPNHYALGYTENGMTVWDVPDELLGEVGPAVASLGFVTHCYHRPRHDGVWPYNFFAMTHGRSEAESEARIEEVRETMSEFWTVDDDDWDTLFSSRILKKTGIRLDERADAQVREDGEHTTTDAPDA is encoded by the coding sequence ATGGACAACGTCGGCACGGACGTCGACCTCTCGACGCTCGAACGCGCCGTCATCAACGCCTTCCAAGGCGGGTTTCCGGTCGTCGAGCGACCGTGGGAACCGGCGGCGGCGGCGCTATCCGACCGCGGCGTCGACGTCGACGCCGCGACGCTTCTCGCGACGGTTCGTGACCTCGACGAACGAGGCGTGCTCTCGCGGTTCGGGGCGCTGGTGAACGCCGAAGCGATCGGCGGCACGGCGACGCTCGTGGCGATGCACGCGCCCGAGGAGCGCTACGACGAGGTCGCAGAGACGGTCAACGACTTCCGCGAGGTGGCACACAACTACGAGCGCGAGCATCCCCACCTGAATATGTGGTTCGTCGTCAGCGTGGCCGAGGCGGACGCCGTCGACCGTGTGCTGTCCGACATCGAGGATGCCACCGGCCAGGAGACGTACAACCTCCCGAAACAGGAGGAGTTCCACGTCGGCGCGAAGTTCCTCCTCGACGGCCCGGTGAGCGACGGCGACCTTGACCTGTCGCACCTTGGGCCGGAGGTGACGCCCTCGACGACGCGGGGGATCACCGCTCGCGAACGAGACCTCGTAGTCGAGATTCAGGGTGGACTCCCGATCACCGAGACGCCGTACGCGGACGTGGCCGACGCGGTCGGCCAGCCTGTCGAGTGGGTGATCGAGACGATCAAGCGGTTCAACCAAGAGGGGAAGGTACGTCGCGTCGGCGTCATCCCGAACCACTACGCGCTGGGGTACACCGAGAACGGGATGACCGTCTGGGACGTACCTGACGAGTTGCTCGGGGAGGTCGGCCCGGCGGTCGCCTCGCTGGGGTTCGTTACGCACTGTTATCACCGCCCGCGCCACGATGGAGTGTGGCCGTACAACTTCTTCGCGATGACGCACGGGCGTAGCGAGGCCGAGTCGGAGGCGCGCATCGAGGAGGTTCGTGAGACGATGAGCGAGTTCTGGACCGTCGACGACGACGACTGGGACACGCTGTTCTCCTCGCGCATCCTGAAGAAGACGGGCATCCGCCTCGACGAACGCGCCGACGCGCAGGTCCGCGAGGACGGCGAGCACACGACGACCGACGCTCCCGACGCCTGA
- a CDS encoding DUF7344 domain-containing protein — MMDGDSSEWAYRWSRAKFDALPETGDPLSKSRVFELLASVRRRYVIEHLDEVADGVGGVEFRAVTDAVAAREFGADPSYEERKRVYVSLRQTHLPRLTEANAVEYDADRGRVAVGDHFGALAFALGAVGARPFAAEVDADAHEAGPKVDTGPSAADARSEGPVDAGAYVDSNED, encoded by the coding sequence ATGATGGACGGTGATTCCTCGGAGTGGGCCTACCGGTGGTCGCGTGCGAAATTCGACGCGTTACCCGAGACCGGCGATCCGCTCTCGAAGTCGCGTGTGTTCGAACTGCTCGCGAGCGTTCGCCGCCGGTACGTCATCGAGCATCTCGACGAGGTCGCCGACGGCGTCGGCGGCGTCGAGTTCCGCGCCGTGACCGACGCCGTCGCGGCCCGCGAGTTCGGGGCCGACCCGAGTTACGAGGAGCGCAAGCGCGTGTACGTCTCGCTCAGACAGACGCACCTGCCGCGTCTCACGGAGGCGAACGCCGTCGAGTACGACGCCGACCGCGGTCGGGTCGCCGTCGGCGACCACTTCGGTGCGCTCGCGTTCGCACTCGGTGCGGTGGGAGCGCGGCCGTTCGCCGCCGAGGTGGACGCCGACGCCCACGAGGCGGGACCGAAGGTCGACACCGGGCCCAGCGCCGCCGACGCGAGGTCGGAGGGGCCCGTCGACGCCGGGGCGTACGTGGACTCGAACGAAGATTGA
- a CDS encoding HAD family hydrolase: MVPETYDFWLFDLDGTLVDAEWSYTREVFDRVGSRIGYEFTDRQAELLWHGLTGARDPQLREWGLDPTAFWPAFHAVEDPQARAEATYLHDDAARLLADLRRRDVPLGLVTHCAEFLARPVTDRLGLTDQFDTFLSCSDETGWKPDPGPLRVAMNDLGVDPARQRGVYLGDGDSDVGAAWNAGLDAVHVERHGHEYRGRCVRADHRVWSFDDLPRSAMDRVNAEWAAYTARTDGSGDEVTGSDD; the protein is encoded by the coding sequence ATGGTCCCCGAAACATACGACTTCTGGCTGTTCGATCTCGACGGCACGCTCGTCGACGCCGAGTGGTCGTACACTCGCGAAGTGTTCGACCGCGTCGGTTCCCGAATCGGCTACGAGTTCACCGACCGACAGGCGGAACTGCTGTGGCACGGCCTCACCGGCGCGCGCGACCCGCAACTGCGCGAGTGGGGGCTCGATCCCACAGCGTTCTGGCCGGCGTTTCACGCTGTGGAGGACCCGCAGGCGCGCGCCGAAGCGACCTACCTCCACGACGACGCCGCGAGACTGCTCGCGGACCTGCGTCGCCGCGACGTGCCGCTCGGGTTGGTGACCCACTGTGCGGAGTTCCTCGCCCGCCCGGTCACCGACCGCCTCGGCTTGACAGACCAGTTCGACACGTTCCTCTCGTGTTCCGACGAGACGGGGTGGAAACCGGACCCCGGTCCGCTCCGGGTCGCGATGAACGACCTCGGCGTCGACCCGGCCCGCCAGCGCGGCGTCTACCTCGGCGACGGCGACAGCGACGTGGGCGCGGCGTGGAACGCCGGTCTCGACGCCGTCCACGTCGAACGCCACGGTCACGAGTACCGCGGGCGCTGTGTCCGGGCCGACCACCGCGTGTGGAGTTTCGACGACCTCCCGCGCTCGGCGATGGACCGGGTCAACGCCGAGTGGGCGGCCTACACCGCGCGAACAGACGGGAGCGGCGACGAGGTGACCGGAAGCGACGACTGA
- the hemA gene encoding glutamyl-tRNA reductase yields MTDTGVIAGVSVTHTLASVDEIESAQASDEQTLVSGLLAREGIEEAFVLHTCNRAEAYVAGDDAATCRAALESFAPEVREGAIVHLDHDAALRHLMRVAAGLESLVLGEDQILGQLSDAAELARDVGGLSGGVLDDALSKSLQVGKRARAETAINEGSVSLGSAAVELAARDIDLADVTALVVGAGEMGTLAARALDASPVSRIVVANRTLSSAEHVVADLGSEAVAVSLDAVSRVVTEADLLIAATGAQRPIVDDETLAGAGETLCIDLGQPRDVDPDAGDEAVVVHDIDDLETVTGETRKRREAAAEAVESIIDTEFERLLQEFKRKRADDAVSAMYESAEQTKQRELQEALSKLESQGSLTDDQRETVEGLADALVGQLLAAPTKSLREAAAEDDWTTIHTAMELFDPEFDSAPAVPEDAPIPDGVTDADEVPQHVLDQVSDD; encoded by the coding sequence ATGACTGATACCGGCGTTATCGCGGGAGTGAGCGTGACACATACGCTCGCCTCGGTCGACGAGATCGAGTCCGCGCAGGCGAGCGACGAGCAGACGCTGGTGTCGGGCCTCCTCGCCCGTGAGGGCATCGAGGAGGCGTTCGTCCTCCACACGTGCAACCGCGCCGAGGCGTACGTCGCGGGCGACGACGCCGCTACCTGTCGTGCGGCGCTGGAGTCGTTCGCGCCGGAGGTTCGCGAGGGAGCGATCGTCCACCTCGACCACGACGCGGCGCTGCGGCACCTGATGCGCGTCGCCGCCGGTCTGGAGTCGCTCGTCCTCGGCGAAGACCAGATCCTCGGTCAACTGAGCGACGCCGCCGAACTCGCCCGCGACGTAGGTGGCCTCTCTGGTGGCGTCCTCGACGACGCGCTCTCGAAGTCGCTGCAGGTGGGCAAGCGCGCCCGCGCCGAGACTGCGATCAACGAGGGCTCGGTGTCGCTCGGTTCTGCGGCGGTGGAGTTGGCTGCCCGCGACATCGACCTCGCGGACGTGACGGCGCTGGTCGTCGGGGCTGGCGAGATGGGGACGCTCGCGGCCCGTGCGCTCGACGCCTCGCCCGTCTCTCGAATCGTCGTCGCCAATCGAACGCTGTCGTCGGCCGAACACGTCGTCGCCGACCTCGGGAGCGAAGCGGTGGCGGTCTCCCTCGATGCGGTGTCGCGGGTCGTCACCGAGGCGGACCTGCTCATCGCGGCGACGGGCGCACAGCGGCCGATCGTGGACGACGAAACGCTCGCCGGCGCCGGCGAGACGCTGTGTATCGACCTCGGACAGCCGCGCGACGTGGACCCCGACGCCGGCGACGAGGCGGTCGTCGTCCACGACATCGACGACCTCGAAACCGTGACCGGCGAGACGCGCAAGCGCCGGGAGGCGGCTGCCGAGGCCGTCGAGTCCATCATCGACACGGAGTTCGAACGCCTCCTCCAGGAGTTCAAGCGCAAGCGTGCCGACGACGCCGTCTCCGCGATGTACGAGTCGGCCGAGCAGACGAAACAGCGGGAACTCCAGGAAGCACTCTCGAAACTTGAGTCGCAGGGCAGCCTCACCGACGACCAGCGCGAGACGGTCGAAGGACTGGCGGACGCCCTGGTCGGCCAACTGCTGGCCGCGCCGACGAAGAGTCTGCGTGAGGCCGCCGCCGAAGACGACTGGACGACCATCCACACGGCGATGGAACTGTTTGACCCCGAGTTCGACTCCGCTCCTGCCGTGCCCGAGGACGCGCCGATACCGGACGGCGTCACCGACGCCGACGAGGTTCCGCAGCACGTTCTCGACCAGGTCTCCGACGACTGA
- the carA gene encoding glutamine-hydrolyzing carbamoyl-phosphate synthase small subunit, which produces MADAYVALADGRVFEARARAPGRTRGELVFTTAYTGYEESLTDPSYEEQVLTFSYPLIGNYGVRAERFESDRVHPNAAVARELTDDVAAWLESEGVPAVDHLDTRELVTSVREEGAMACGIAAGPDATPEAAKAELDECVGMSDHLDIGKQVSTDEPYTVDGGGDYDVALVDCGMKGSIASSLAERGADVHVLPYDVDAETVADLDPDVLFISNGPGDPANFAAATDLVREFTGEVPLAGICLGQQIVARAFDGETEKMAFGHRGVNQPVRDLETDQVVMTTQNHGYSVADPGDLEVTQVNVNDDTAEGLKSDEFEVITRQYHPEANPGPHDSLGFFDEVLSLVGNGSRHTVTAD; this is translated from the coding sequence ATGGCGGACGCCTACGTTGCCCTGGCCGACGGCCGTGTCTTCGAGGCACGCGCCCGCGCGCCGGGCCGGACACGTGGTGAACTGGTGTTCACGACTGCGTACACAGGGTACGAAGAGTCGTTGACGGACCCCTCGTACGAGGAACAGGTCCTGACGTTCTCGTACCCGTTGATCGGGAACTACGGCGTCCGAGCGGAGCGATTCGAGTCGGATCGTGTCCACCCCAACGCTGCCGTCGCCCGCGAACTCACCGACGACGTCGCAGCGTGGCTCGAGAGCGAGGGCGTGCCCGCGGTCGACCACCTGGACACCCGCGAGTTGGTGACGAGCGTGCGCGAAGAGGGTGCGATGGCGTGCGGTATCGCCGCCGGCCCCGACGCCACGCCCGAAGCCGCGAAAGCGGAACTGGACGAGTGTGTCGGGATGTCCGACCACCTCGACATCGGCAAGCAGGTGTCGACAGACGAACCGTACACGGTCGACGGCGGTGGCGACTACGACGTCGCCCTCGTCGACTGCGGGATGAAGGGCTCTATCGCCTCCTCGCTCGCCGAACGCGGCGCCGACGTCCACGTCCTCCCGTACGACGTCGACGCCGAGACGGTCGCCGACCTCGACCCGGACGTGCTGTTCATCTCGAACGGCCCCGGCGACCCCGCGAACTTCGCGGCCGCGACCGACCTCGTGCGGGAGTTCACTGGCGAGGTACCACTGGCGGGCATCTGTCTCGGTCAACAAATCGTCGCCCGCGCGTTCGACGGCGAGACGGAGAAGATGGCGTTCGGCCACCGCGGCGTCAACCAACCCGTCCGCGACCTGGAGACTGACCAAGTCGTGATGACGACGCAGAACCACGGTTACAGTGTCGCCGACCCCGGCGACCTCGAAGTGACGCAGGTGAACGTCAACGACGACACCGCCGAGGGCCTCAAGAGCGACGAGTTCGAGGTCATCACCCGGCAGTATCACCCCGAAGCGAACCCCGGCCCGCACGACTCGCTGGGCTTCTTCGACGAGGTGCTGTCGCTGGTCGGAAACGGGTCGCGCCACACCGTCACCGCAGACTGA